In the Micromonospora narathiwatensis genome, one interval contains:
- the sucB gene encoding 2-oxoglutarate dehydrogenase, E2 component, dihydrolipoamide succinyltransferase, whose protein sequence is MPVSVTMPRLGESVTEGTVTRWLKQEGDTVEVDEPLLEVSTDKVDTEIPSPAAGVLSRIVVGEDETAEVGSELAVIAGEGEAAGAAAPQQAAPAEQAAEAAAAPQAEAEQPAVQAAPAPAPSGAGTPVKMPALGESVTEGTVTRWLKQVGDSVEVDEPLLEVSTDKVDTEIPSPVAGTLLEIKVAEDETAEVGADLAIVGAAGAAPAPAPAPAPTPAAAPAPAPAPAPKVEEPTPGVSYNEPAAEAETAAQPTKVERAAQPAAPAPTPQRPTAPVQGGGEEAAGYVTPLVRKLAAEHGVSLSTVNGTGVGGRIRRQDVLEAAEKAKAAKAAPAAQPAPAAAAPAKPAAKPQPSAKRGTTEKLPRIRAAIAKRMQESLHEMAQLTTVIEVDVTRVAKLRAQAKDSFQQRHGVKLSFLPFFALAAVEALQTYPIVNARMDLAGGTITYPDAEHLGIAVDTERGLLVPVIHNAGDLNLGGIAKRIADLAERTRTNKISPDEIAGATFTLTNTGSRGALFDTPIVPSPQSAMLGTGAVVKRPVVVNDPELGEVVAIRSMVYLALSYDHRLIDGADAARFLVAVKERLEAGNFEAELGL, encoded by the coding sequence GAGGGCGACACCGTCGAGGTCGACGAGCCGCTGCTTGAGGTGTCCACCGACAAGGTGGACACCGAGATCCCGTCGCCCGCGGCGGGCGTGCTGAGCCGGATCGTGGTCGGCGAGGACGAGACCGCCGAGGTCGGCAGCGAACTGGCGGTCATCGCCGGCGAGGGCGAGGCGGCCGGCGCGGCCGCTCCGCAGCAGGCGGCCCCGGCGGAGCAGGCCGCGGAGGCCGCCGCCGCGCCGCAGGCCGAGGCGGAGCAGCCGGCCGTGCAGGCTGCCCCGGCCCCGGCGCCGTCGGGCGCGGGCACCCCGGTCAAGATGCCGGCCCTGGGCGAGAGCGTCACCGAGGGTACGGTGACCCGCTGGCTCAAGCAGGTCGGCGACAGCGTCGAGGTGGACGAGCCGCTGCTGGAGGTCTCCACCGACAAGGTCGACACGGAGATCCCCTCGCCGGTCGCCGGCACGCTCCTGGAGATCAAGGTCGCCGAGGACGAGACCGCCGAGGTCGGCGCGGATCTGGCGATCGTCGGTGCGGCCGGTGCCGCCCCGGCTCCGGCTCCCGCTCCGGCTCCCACTCCGGCCGCAGCCCCCGCCCCGGCCCCCGCGCCGGCGCCGAAGGTCGAAGAGCCGACCCCGGGCGTGTCGTACAACGAGCCGGCGGCCGAGGCGGAGACCGCCGCCCAGCCGACGAAGGTCGAGCGGGCCGCGCAGCCGGCCGCGCCGGCCCCCACCCCGCAGCGCCCGACCGCACCGGTGCAGGGTGGCGGCGAAGAGGCCGCCGGCTACGTGACCCCGCTGGTCCGCAAGCTGGCCGCCGAGCACGGGGTGAGCCTGTCCACGGTCAACGGCACCGGCGTCGGCGGGCGGATCCGCAGGCAGGACGTGCTGGAGGCCGCCGAGAAGGCAAAGGCCGCCAAGGCCGCGCCGGCCGCCCAGCCGGCTCCCGCCGCGGCGGCCCCGGCCAAGCCGGCCGCGAAGCCGCAGCCGAGCGCGAAGCGGGGCACCACCGAGAAGCTGCCTCGGATCCGCGCGGCCATCGCCAAGCGGATGCAGGAGTCGCTGCACGAGATGGCGCAGCTCACCACGGTGATCGAGGTGGACGTCACCAGGGTCGCCAAGCTGCGGGCGCAGGCGAAGGACTCGTTCCAGCAGCGGCACGGCGTGAAGCTGTCCTTCCTGCCGTTCTTCGCCCTCGCCGCGGTCGAGGCCCTCCAGACGTACCCGATCGTCAACGCCCGGATGGACCTGGCCGGCGGGACGATCACCTACCCGGACGCGGAGCACCTCGGCATCGCCGTGGACACCGAGCGCGGGCTGTTGGTGCCGGTCATCCACAACGCCGGCGACCTCAACCTGGGCGGGATCGCCAAGCGCATCGCCGACCTGGCCGAGCGGACCCGGACCAACAAGATCAGCCCGGACGAGATCGCCGGGGCGACCTTCACGCTGACCAACACCGGCAGCCGGGGCGCCCTCTTCGACACCCCGATCGTGCCGTCGCCGCAGTCGGCGATGCTCGGCACGGGTGCCGTGGTGAAGCGTCCGGTCGTGGTCAACGACCCGGAGCTGGGCGAGGTCGTCGCGATCCGCTCGATGGTCTACCTGGCCCTGTCGTACGACCACCGGCTGATCGACGGCGCGGACGCGGCCCGCTTCCTCGTCGCGGTCAAGGAGCGGCTGGAGGCCGGCAACTTCGAGGCCGAGCTGGGGCTCTGA
- a CDS encoding SDR family NAD(P)-dependent oxidoreductase: MTTSAPVRTPFSRATTALEVVRDLDLTGRRAVVTGGASGIGVETARALAAAGADVTLAVRDLDAGHRVAAEISGSTGNDRVLVAPLDLADLGAVAAFVRTWDGPLHILVNNAGLMASPELRTGPGWEMQFATNHLGHFALATGLRPALAAAGGARIVSVSSAAHLRSPVVFEDIHFRERPYEPWPAYGQSKTANVLFAVDATRRWADDGILTNALMPGGIRTNLQRYVSDEELDRMRAQSGGGAAAWKTPEQGAATSVLVAASPLLDGVGGRYFEDCQEAGPNQPGTRTGYAAYARDPEAAERLWAVSEAHLRG; encoded by the coding sequence ATGACCACCAGCGCACCCGTCCGTACCCCCTTCTCCCGTGCGACCACCGCCCTGGAGGTGGTCCGCGACCTCGACCTGACCGGTCGGCGGGCCGTCGTCACCGGCGGCGCCTCCGGGATCGGCGTGGAGACCGCCCGCGCCCTCGCCGCCGCCGGAGCGGACGTCACGCTCGCCGTCCGCGACCTCGACGCCGGCCACCGGGTCGCCGCCGAGATCAGCGGCAGCACCGGCAACGACCGCGTCCTGGTCGCCCCGCTGGACCTCGCCGACCTGGGCGCGGTGGCCGCGTTCGTGCGCACCTGGGACGGGCCGCTGCACATCCTGGTCAACAACGCCGGCCTCATGGCCTCGCCCGAGCTGCGTACCGGGCCGGGCTGGGAGATGCAGTTCGCCACCAACCACCTCGGGCACTTCGCCCTGGCCACCGGGCTGCGCCCGGCCCTCGCCGCCGCCGGGGGCGCCCGGATCGTCTCGGTCAGCTCGGCGGCGCACCTGCGTTCGCCGGTGGTCTTCGAGGACATCCACTTCCGCGAGCGGCCGTACGAACCGTGGCCGGCGTACGGCCAGTCCAAGACCGCCAACGTGCTCTTCGCGGTGGACGCCACCCGGCGCTGGGCCGACGACGGCATCCTCACCAACGCGCTGATGCCGGGCGGGATCCGGACCAACCTCCAGCGCTACGTCAGCGACGAGGAACTGGACCGGATGCGGGCGCAGAGCGGCGGTGGCGCGGCCGCCTGGAAGACCCCCGAGCAGGGCGCGGCCACCTCGGTGCTGGTCGCCGCCTCGCCGCTGCTCGACGGGGTCGGCGGCCGGTACTTCGAGGACTGCCAGGAGGCGGGGCCCAACCAGCCGGGCACCCGCACCGGCTACGCCGCGTACGCCCGCGACCCCGAGGCCGCCGAGCGGCTCTGGGCGGTCTCGGAGGCGCACCTGCGCGGCTGA
- a CDS encoding TetR/AcrR family transcriptional regulator, translating into MPDRPLRADALRNRQRLLDAAVHAFSTAGADVTLDRIAKEAGVGIGTLYRHFPTREALIEAAYRNELAKLCDAVPELLATLPADQAFRAWMDRFVDYLSTKRGMADALRLAIASGANPYAHSRDRLLAALGDLLAAGAAAGAVRSDVAPADVLAGLSGVCLVAGEPDQREQAGRLLDLLMDGLRHRPG; encoded by the coding sequence GTGCCCGACCGACCGCTGCGCGCCGACGCGCTGCGCAACCGGCAGCGGCTGCTGGACGCCGCGGTGCACGCGTTCTCCACCGCCGGCGCGGATGTGACACTCGACCGGATCGCCAAGGAGGCCGGGGTCGGCATCGGCACCCTCTACCGCCACTTCCCCACCCGGGAGGCGCTGATCGAGGCGGCGTACCGCAACGAGCTGGCCAAGCTCTGCGACGCGGTGCCGGAGCTGCTCGCGACGCTCCCGGCCGACCAGGCGTTCCGTGCCTGGATGGACCGCTTCGTCGACTACCTCTCCACCAAGCGCGGCATGGCCGACGCGCTGCGGCTGGCCATCGCCTCCGGCGCCAACCCGTACGCGCACAGCCGGGACCGGCTGCTGGCCGCGCTGGGCGACCTGCTGGCGGCCGGCGCCGCCGCCGGCGCCGTACGCTCCGACGTGGCACCCGCCGACGTGCTGGCCGGGCTGAGCGGCGTCTGTCTGGTCGCCGGCGAGCCGGACCAGCGGGAGCAGGCGGGCCGCCTGCTCGACCTGCTGATGGACGGCCTGCGCCACCGTCCGGGCTGA
- a CDS encoding low temperature requirement protein A, producing MSGFGWRGRLGPAVPMAPAARVDRFEIFFDLVFVFSFFIITRATARDFSGGALLHALLVLAVLWWSWVVHSVVAARIRLGEGFVPVLMTVGMAALFTFALSLPQAFQDVRGAAGPIVAAISYIVVRLVHVQLYLHAVRDSPKERRQFRRFLPEMAGSTLLLLAAALIPPAMHDSDAAPLVRDGLWALVVLLQYTTGQLTGTWTGELASAEHWTERYDLILIIALGESVISVGVGSNLIGQPPSPAAVAAAVLGIFFTAALWWAHYDMIGPSARIALHAAQDGPRITMARDAYAYCYLPMIAGIILFALGAEDIVGGITNPQVPNWKPATGPAVPLLFGGVILYLCGNMLFQLRTLRTLSWTRVSAVGLLAVCIPLAERLPALGALALLTAICVGMVAAEVVIFEEGRTALHRLILAERASHEAHEAAYRARWHEPTDPDEGE from the coding sequence GTGAGCGGCTTCGGGTGGCGGGGACGCCTCGGGCCGGCGGTGCCGATGGCCCCCGCGGCCCGGGTGGACCGGTTCGAGATCTTCTTCGACCTGGTCTTCGTCTTCTCGTTCTTCATCATCACCCGGGCCACCGCACGGGACTTCAGCGGCGGGGCGCTGCTGCACGCACTGCTGGTCCTCGCCGTGCTCTGGTGGTCGTGGGTGGTGCACAGCGTGGTCGCCGCCCGGATCCGGCTCGGCGAGGGCTTCGTGCCGGTGCTGATGACCGTCGGCATGGCGGCGCTGTTCACCTTCGCCCTGTCGCTGCCCCAGGCGTTCCAGGACGTGCGGGGTGCCGCCGGGCCGATCGTGGCGGCGATCAGCTACATCGTGGTCCGCCTGGTGCACGTACAGCTCTACCTGCACGCGGTGCGGGACAGCCCGAAGGAGCGCCGGCAGTTCAGGCGGTTCCTCCCGGAGATGGCGGGCAGCACCCTGCTGCTGCTCGCCGCCGCGCTGATCCCCCCGGCGATGCACGACTCCGACGCGGCGCCACTCGTCCGGGACGGGCTGTGGGCCCTGGTCGTGCTGCTCCAGTACACCACCGGCCAGCTCACCGGCACCTGGACCGGGGAACTCGCCTCGGCCGAACACTGGACCGAGCGGTACGACCTGATCCTGATCATCGCGCTGGGCGAGTCGGTCATCTCGGTCGGTGTCGGGAGCAACCTGATCGGGCAGCCGCCCAGCCCGGCGGCCGTGGCGGCGGCGGTGCTCGGCATCTTCTTCACCGCCGCGCTCTGGTGGGCGCACTACGACATGATCGGACCGTCCGCCCGGATCGCCCTGCACGCGGCGCAGGACGGCCCCCGGATCACCATGGCCCGCGACGCGTACGCGTACTGCTACCTGCCGATGATCGCCGGCATCATCCTCTTCGCGCTCGGCGCCGAGGACATCGTCGGCGGGATCACCAACCCGCAGGTCCCCAACTGGAAACCGGCGACCGGTCCCGCCGTGCCGCTGCTCTTCGGCGGGGTGATCCTCTACCTCTGCGGCAACATGCTGTTCCAACTGCGGACCCTGCGCACGCTGAGCTGGACCCGGGTGAGCGCGGTGGGGCTGCTCGCGGTCTGCATCCCGCTGGCCGAGCGGCTGCCGGCGCTGGGGGCCCTCGCGCTGCTGACCGCGATCTGCGTGGGCATGGTGGCCGCCGAGGTGGTGATCTTCGAGGAGGGCCGGACCGCGCTGCACAGGCTGATCCTTGCGGAGCGGGCCAGCCACGAGGCGCACGAGGCCGCCTACCGGGCCCGCTGGCACGAGCCGACCGACCCGGACGAGGGCGAGTGA
- a CDS encoding hemerythrin domain-containing protein: protein MAAVGMEARDGRGHVHPSQSPAGRLTALGTQLIEIHHWLREELARLRASLDSPDGAGPGLSRELRAHCLGFCAALDRHHTSEDGGAFRVLAEQVPELRPVLATLSEDHRAVAAILTRVEELVTGQAAGPTVRAELDGLAALLESHFSYEERKLVAALDAVSGGTAEELLGLDVPDGDPTVEERT from the coding sequence ATGGCCGCCGTGGGCATGGAGGCGCGGGACGGCAGGGGACATGTGCACCCATCCCAGTCACCGGCCGGGCGGCTGACCGCCCTCGGCACCCAGTTGATCGAGATCCACCACTGGCTCCGCGAGGAGCTGGCCCGGCTCCGCGCGAGCCTCGACTCCCCCGACGGCGCCGGCCCCGGCCTGTCCCGCGAGCTGCGGGCGCACTGCCTCGGCTTCTGCGCGGCGCTGGACCGGCACCACACCAGCGAGGACGGCGGCGCGTTCCGCGTCCTCGCCGAGCAGGTGCCCGAGCTGCGACCCGTGCTCGCCACCCTGAGCGAGGACCACCGGGCGGTCGCCGCGATCCTGACCCGGGTCGAGGAGCTGGTCACCGGTCAGGCCGCCGGCCCGACCGTCCGGGCCGAGTTGGACGGCCTCGCCGCGCTGCTGGAGTCGCACTTCAGTTACGAGGAGAGGAAGCTGGTCGCCGCGCTGGACGCGGTGTCCGGCGGCACGGCCGAGGAGTTGCTCGGCCTCGATGTCCCCGACGGGGACCCGACAGTCGAGGAGAGAACGTGA
- a CDS encoding oxidoreductase produces MTTGTINAAAAGTWRLGDRTVNRIGFGAMRLTGNADGGPSDRERVLGVLRRAVELGVNHIDTAAFYFSTLRSANELINRALSPYPEDLVIVTKVGPGRDPSGEWLPMARPDQLRGQVEENLRQLGRDHLDVVNLRVYGPEPLAEHFGALAELRDAGLIRHLGVSAVTAEQVAEARTIAPVVCVQNSYGLGYRQRNDALIRDCAAHGTAFVPFFSLATSGREAGATAVEHDEVRAVAGEHGVTPAQVRLAWTLHQGPNVLAIPGTGNPDHLTQNIAAGALRLTDADLTRLDPVHQGT; encoded by the coding sequence GTGACCACGGGGACGATCAACGCGGCGGCGGCGGGCACCTGGCGGCTCGGCGATCGCACGGTGAACCGGATCGGCTTCGGCGCGATGCGGCTGACCGGCAACGCCGACGGCGGCCCGAGCGACCGGGAGCGCGTCCTCGGCGTGCTGCGTCGGGCGGTCGAGCTGGGCGTCAACCACATCGACACCGCCGCGTTCTACTTCTCGACGCTGCGCTCCGCGAACGAGCTGATCAATCGGGCGCTGTCGCCGTACCCGGAGGATCTGGTCATCGTCACCAAGGTCGGGCCGGGCCGGGACCCGTCCGGCGAGTGGCTGCCGATGGCCCGGCCGGACCAGCTCCGCGGCCAGGTCGAGGAGAACCTGCGCCAGCTCGGCCGGGACCACCTCGACGTGGTCAACCTCCGGGTGTACGGCCCGGAGCCGCTGGCCGAGCACTTCGGCGCGCTCGCCGAGCTGCGCGACGCCGGGCTGATCCGGCACCTGGGCGTCTCCGCCGTGACCGCCGAGCAGGTCGCCGAGGCGCGCACCATCGCCCCGGTGGTCTGCGTGCAGAACTCGTACGGCCTCGGCTACCGGCAGCGCAACGACGCGCTGATCCGGGACTGCGCCGCGCACGGGACGGCCTTCGTGCCGTTCTTCTCGCTGGCCACCAGCGGACGGGAGGCCGGCGCGACCGCCGTCGAGCACGACGAGGTACGCGCGGTCGCCGGCGAGCACGGCGTGACCCCGGCCCAGGTGCGGCTGGCCTGGACGCTGCACCAGGGGCCGAACGTGCTGGCCATCCCCGGCACCGGCAATCCCGACCACCTCACCCAGAACATCGCCGCCGGCGCCCTGCGCCTCACCGACGCCGACCTGACCCGCCTCGACCCGGTGCACCAGGGCACCTGA
- a CDS encoding LLM class flavin-dependent oxidoreductase: protein MPIFSVQARPTDAASWLDLARRVEAAGFDALTAADHPGHGASPFVALAAAAAVTSTLGLGSYVSNAGVREPILLATDVATLDVISGGRARLGVGAGHTPAEWRAVGRERPDVAGRVRRCIAVAEAVRDLLAGEEVTVDSPDLVAHAARLTELRPVQAHVPLTMGTANSTLLRWAGAHADVVGLTGFGRTRADGHTHEVRWRADQIEAQLAQVAAGAAGRAEPPALEALVQQVTVTDDAEAAAAWFADRTGITAAEVLATPFVLIGTVEEIVTAVADHQRRWGITRFVVRADAVDAIAPLLRP from the coding sequence ATGCCGATCTTCTCCGTACAGGCCCGGCCCACCGACGCGGCGAGCTGGCTCGACCTGGCCCGCCGGGTCGAGGCCGCCGGCTTCGACGCGCTGACAGCCGCCGACCACCCGGGCCACGGCGCGTCGCCGTTCGTGGCCCTGGCCGCCGCGGCGGCGGTGACCTCGACGCTCGGCCTCGGCTCGTACGTCTCCAACGCCGGCGTCCGGGAGCCGATCCTGCTCGCCACCGACGTGGCCACCCTCGACGTGATCTCCGGTGGGCGGGCCCGGCTGGGCGTCGGCGCCGGCCACACCCCGGCCGAGTGGCGGGCCGTCGGCCGCGAGCGCCCCGACGTCGCCGGGCGGGTACGCCGTTGCATCGCCGTCGCCGAAGCGGTCCGCGACCTGCTGGCGGGCGAGGAGGTCACCGTGGACAGCCCGGATCTGGTCGCCCACGCCGCGCGCCTCACCGAGCTGCGGCCGGTCCAGGCCCACGTCCCGCTCACCATGGGTACGGCCAACTCGACCCTGCTGCGCTGGGCCGGCGCGCACGCCGACGTGGTCGGGTTGACCGGCTTCGGGCGTACCCGCGCCGACGGCCACACGCACGAGGTGCGGTGGCGGGCCGACCAGATCGAGGCGCAGCTCGCCCAGGTGGCCGCCGGGGCCGCCGGCCGCGCCGAGCCGCCCGCCCTGGAGGCGCTGGTCCAGCAGGTCACCGTGACCGACGACGCCGAGGCCGCCGCCGCTTGGTTCGCCGACCGCACCGGAATCACCGCCGCCGAGGTGCTCGCCACGCCGTTCGTGCTGATCGGCACGGTCGAGGAGATCGTCACGGCGGTCGCGGACCATCAGCGCCGCTGGGGGATCACCCGCTTCGTGGTACGCGCCGACGCCGTCGACGCGATCGCCCCGCTCCTGCGACCTTGA
- a CDS encoding aldo/keto reductase, whose amino-acid sequence MTMTRTLGRSGIEVSAIGMGCWAIGGPLWGDGGQPFGWGEVDDDESIRTIHQALDLGVTLFDTASNYGAGHSERILGRALAGRRDGAVIATKFGNRSDEASRRWIGTDASPAYAVTSLDESLRRLGTDHVDLYQLHINDLPASAALDLVDTLEGLVTQGKIRAYGWSTDNPSSARALAEAGPHCAAVQHDESVLNDNPDVLAVCDALDLASLNRGPLAMGLLTGSTRAVGKDDVRGVAPEWLVWFTDGRPTPEWSARVTEIRAALTADGRTLAQGALGWLLARSPRTVPIPGCRTVAQAAENFATLSLGPLPAEAFAEVERLLADLRPAGVAR is encoded by the coding sequence ATGACGATGACACGGACCCTCGGCCGCAGCGGCATCGAGGTCAGCGCGATCGGCATGGGGTGCTGGGCGATCGGCGGCCCACTCTGGGGCGACGGCGGGCAGCCGTTCGGTTGGGGCGAGGTCGACGACGACGAGTCGATCCGCACCATCCACCAGGCGCTCGACCTGGGCGTCACCCTCTTCGACACGGCCAGCAACTACGGCGCCGGCCACAGCGAGCGGATCCTCGGCCGTGCCCTCGCCGGCCGTCGCGACGGCGCGGTGATCGCCACCAAGTTCGGCAACCGCTCCGACGAGGCCAGCCGGCGATGGATCGGCACCGACGCCAGCCCGGCGTACGCGGTGACCAGCTTGGACGAGTCGCTGCGCCGGCTCGGTACCGACCACGTCGACCTCTACCAGTTGCACATCAACGACCTGCCGGCGTCCGCCGCGCTCGATCTCGTGGACACCCTGGAGGGCCTGGTCACCCAGGGCAAGATCCGGGCGTACGGCTGGAGCACCGACAACCCGTCGTCGGCCCGGGCCCTCGCGGAGGCGGGACCGCACTGCGCCGCCGTGCAGCACGACGAGTCGGTGCTCAACGACAACCCCGACGTGCTGGCGGTCTGTGACGCGCTCGACCTGGCCAGCCTCAACCGGGGCCCGCTCGCGATGGGCCTGCTCACCGGGTCGACCCGGGCCGTCGGCAAGGACGACGTACGCGGGGTGGCCCCGGAGTGGCTGGTGTGGTTCACCGACGGCCGTCCGACCCCGGAGTGGTCCGCACGGGTCACCGAGATCCGGGCGGCGCTGACCGCCGACGGGCGTACCCTCGCCCAGGGCGCGCTGGGCTGGCTGCTGGCCCGCAGCCCCCGGACGGTGCCCATCCCCGGCTGCCGGACGGTGGCACAGGCGGCGGAGAACTTCGCGACGCTCTCGCTGGGCCCGCTGCCCGCCGAGGCGTTCGCCGAGGTGGAACGACTCCTGGCCGACCTGCGCCCGGCCGGCGTGGCGCGCTGA
- a CDS encoding TIGR01777 family oxidoreductase yields MRILMAGVSGFLGTRLVDRLTADGHQVTRLVRRAPRTPDERQWNPSAAQLDPAVVADADAVVNLAGAGVGDKRWNDEYRRVIRSSRVDTSTTLAITIAGMSAADRPTVLLNASAVGWYGNTGDRVVEEDSPAGEGFLADVCRVWEAATRPAEDADVRVVRLRTGLPLHRDGGLLKPQLLPFRLGIAGRLGSGRQWLPWISMRDWLDAVALLLARDDLAGPVNVVGPNPVTNAEFTRELARELHRPAIIPIPAVALKIALGGFAHEALTSTRVLPGVLTKAGFTWTHPHLPTALHAALTE; encoded by the coding sequence ATGCGGATCCTCATGGCCGGCGTGTCCGGCTTCCTCGGCACCCGGCTGGTCGACCGGCTCACCGCGGACGGGCACCAGGTCACCCGCCTGGTCCGCCGCGCGCCGCGTACCCCCGACGAGCGGCAGTGGAACCCGTCGGCCGCGCAGCTCGACCCGGCGGTGGTCGCCGACGCCGACGCGGTGGTCAACCTGGCCGGCGCCGGGGTCGGCGACAAGCGCTGGAACGACGAGTACCGGCGGGTGATCCGGTCCAGCCGGGTGGACACCAGCACCACCCTGGCGATCACCATCGCCGGCATGTCCGCCGCCGACCGGCCCACGGTGCTGCTCAACGCCTCGGCGGTCGGCTGGTACGGCAACACCGGCGACCGGGTGGTGGAGGAGGACTCCCCGGCGGGCGAGGGCTTCCTGGCCGACGTCTGCCGCGTCTGGGAGGCCGCGACGCGTCCGGCCGAGGACGCCGACGTACGGGTGGTGCGGCTGCGTACCGGGCTGCCGCTGCACCGCGACGGCGGCCTCCTCAAGCCGCAACTGCTGCCGTTCCGGCTGGGCATCGCCGGGCGGCTGGGCAGCGGCCGGCAGTGGCTGCCCTGGATCTCGATGCGCGACTGGCTGGACGCGGTGGCGCTGCTGCTGGCCCGCGACGACCTCGCCGGCCCGGTCAACGTGGTGGGTCCGAACCCGGTCACCAACGCCGAGTTCACCAGGGAGCTGGCCCGTGAGCTGCACCGGCCGGCGATCATCCCGATCCCCGCGGTGGCCCTGAAGATCGCCCTCGGCGGTTTCGCCCACGAGGCGCTGACCAGCACCCGGGTCCTCCCCGGCGTGCTCACGAAGGCGGGCTTCACCTGGACCCACCCCCACCTTCCCACGGCCCTGCACGCCGCCCTCACCGAGTGA
- a CDS encoding extracellular catalytic domain type 1 short-chain-length polyhydroxyalkanoate depolymerase, whose protein sequence is MRRSSSILTRLAGAAAGVVLAAATVLTVALPAQAATLTQVTGFGSNPGSLAMYAYRPDNLPANAPAVVLLHGCTQNASGYFANSGWQKYADLWKFALIVPQQSSANNSSTCFNWFETGDTARGQGEALSIKQMVDYAKTNYGTDAGRVYVSGLSAGGAMSAVMLATYPDVFAAGSVIAGIPYRCATSSTTAYSCMNPGVDKTPAQWGDLVRAAYSGYPGPRPRVAIWHGTSDYTVAVASATESRDQWTNVLGVSQTPTSTASLPAGTSLETYGNDAVRVYRVSGMGHGTPVDPGSAVDQCGTAAAYFLDTICSTYRDALFFGLDGGSTPSPTPTASPTVSPSPTGSPSPSPTTPPVCVTASNYAHVAAGRAYQSLGYAYALGSNEKMGLYNTYYTTALRQTAPNYWVIGC, encoded by the coding sequence GTGCGCCGATCCTCATCCATCCTCACCCGTCTCGCCGGGGCGGCGGCCGGGGTCGTACTGGCCGCGGCCACGGTGCTCACCGTCGCCCTGCCCGCCCAGGCCGCCACGCTCACCCAGGTCACCGGCTTCGGCTCCAACCCGGGCAGCCTCGCCATGTACGCGTACCGGCCGGACAACCTGCCGGCCAACGCGCCGGCCGTGGTGCTGCTGCACGGCTGCACCCAGAACGCCTCCGGCTACTTCGCCAACTCCGGCTGGCAGAAGTACGCCGACCTGTGGAAGTTCGCGCTGATCGTGCCCCAGCAGTCCTCGGCCAACAACTCCAGCACCTGCTTCAACTGGTTCGAGACCGGGGACACCGCGCGCGGCCAGGGCGAGGCCCTGTCGATCAAGCAGATGGTCGACTACGCCAAGACGAACTACGGCACCGACGCCGGCCGGGTGTACGTCAGCGGCCTGTCGGCCGGCGGTGCCATGAGCGCGGTCATGCTCGCCACCTATCCCGACGTCTTCGCCGCCGGCTCGGTCATCGCCGGTATCCCCTACCGCTGCGCCACCAGCAGCACCACCGCGTACAGCTGCATGAACCCGGGCGTCGACAAGACCCCGGCGCAGTGGGGCGACCTGGTCCGGGCCGCCTACTCCGGCTACCCCGGCCCCCGGCCGAGGGTCGCGATCTGGCACGGGACCAGCGACTACACCGTGGCGGTGGCCAGCGCCACCGAGTCCCGGGACCAGTGGACCAACGTGCTCGGTGTCTCGCAGACCCCGACCAGCACCGCCTCGCTGCCCGCCGGCACCAGCCTGGAGACGTACGGCAACGACGCGGTCCGGGTCTACCGGGTCTCCGGGATGGGCCACGGCACGCCGGTCGACCCGGGCTCGGCCGTCGACCAGTGCGGGACCGCGGCGGCGTACTTCCTGGACACCATCTGCTCGACGTACCGGGACGCGCTCTTCTTCGGCCTCGACGGCGGCTCCACGCCCAGCCCGACCCCGACGGCGTCCCCGACCGTCTCGCCGAGCCCGACCGGCTCCCCGTCGCCGTCCCCGACGACCCCGCCGGTCTGCGTCACCGCCAGCAACTACGCGCACGTGGCCGCCGGCCGGGCCTACCAGTCCCTCGGCTACGCCTACGCGCTGGGCAGCAACGAGAAAATGGGCCTCTACAACACCTACTACACCACCGCCCTCAGGCAGACCGCCCCCAACTACTGGGTCATCGGCTGCTGA